A section of the Hirschia baltica ATCC 49814 genome encodes:
- a CDS encoding glycosyltransferase family 4 protein — protein MDEKAIVLHSGMQHALHVALGYKLSNQLEYFATGPLYTYNDHLAKILGFSSVLSRMYSNRSTGALASTEIRSVSRFELLERIVKVLSNDPSLQRNIVHWRDRAIARHFAKNVPDTCTKIYSFPNVALEFFENAGKMGVRKILDLPIAHYEMANTLAKEEAERFPGFASTFTYKAPPAKFCERFAKEISLADRLVCGSEFVKSSFIDRGVCSKKMTVVKYGSSFEPLSNEEIDVRRKKLEQSNLLNILYVGQFSQRKGLSYLCETVKKVKENIPARFSMIGSFYGDRKWYEEYSDVIDQLIVRGSRHRVREEMLKADVLFFPTLFEGSALVVHEAVSMGLPVITTVNAGATFVGENSLGEILQIRDVESYSRSLVGLFEDHQKRAFYTNNCLQYITHAGWDDFYNVVPSL, from the coding sequence ATGGACGAGAAAGCTATAGTATTGCATTCTGGTATGCAACACGCTTTGCACGTAGCATTGGGCTACAAACTTTCTAATCAATTGGAATATTTTGCAACTGGGCCGCTATATACTTATAATGATCATCTTGCAAAAATATTGGGCTTTTCTTCAGTTTTAAGTCGTATGTATTCTAACAGATCAACAGGAGCTCTTGCGTCTACTGAGATCCGCAGTGTGTCAAGGTTTGAATTGCTTGAGCGAATTGTGAAAGTGCTTTCTAATGACCCTTCTTTACAAAGAAATATAGTTCACTGGCGCGATCGAGCAATAGCCCGCCATTTTGCTAAGAATGTTCCAGATACTTGCACGAAAATATATAGTTTTCCAAACGTTGCTTTAGAGTTTTTTGAAAATGCAGGGAAGATGGGGGTGCGTAAAATTTTGGATTTACCTATAGCTCATTATGAAATGGCCAATACCTTAGCAAAGGAAGAGGCCGAGCGGTTCCCAGGTTTCGCGAGCACATTCACTTACAAAGCTCCACCCGCCAAATTTTGTGAACGATTTGCTAAGGAAATTTCTCTGGCAGATAGATTGGTTTGTGGAAGTGAATTCGTTAAATCGAGTTTTATAGATCGAGGTGTTTGTAGCAAGAAAATGACAGTAGTTAAGTATGGCTCGTCATTTGAACCGCTATCAAATGAAGAAATAGATGTACGTAGAAAAAAGTTGGAACAATCCAACTTATTGAATATTTTATATGTGGGACAATTTTCACAAAGGAAGGGTTTGTCATATCTCTGCGAAACCGTAAAAAAGGTAAAAGAAAATATACCCGCACGATTTAGTATGATTGGAAGTTTTTACGGGGACAGAAAATGGTATGAGGAATACTCAGATGTAATAGATCAGTTAATTGTGCGTGGGTCACGGCACCGTGTTAGGGAAGAGATGTTAAAGGCAGATGTGCTATTTTTTCCGACTTTATTTGAGGGGTCGGCGCTTGTTGTACACGAAGCGGTATCGATGGGGTTACCGGTAATTACTACTGTAAATGCAGGTGCAACATTCGTCGGTGAAAATAGTTTAGGAGAAATTCTTCAGATTAGAGATGTAGAATCGTACTCCAGATCTTTAGTAGGGTTGTTCGAAGATCACCAAAAACGGGCATTTTATACAAATAACTGTCTTCAATATATTACGCACGCAGGATGGGATGATTTTTACAATGTGGTCCCGAGTTTGTAG
- a CDS encoding O-antigen ligase family protein, with amino-acid sequence MSKFLRSSDRRTGTLPQVEFYCYFTTAIIFAASFLQGVNDGDTATLIRQIRMVVVIAVSCFLYVAILSSKKTQNRVDNTIVVTVLFLYFCVSIVSLIGHEQWRFGIWKLIEFSMYVGWSFYILKTAGISSLKITNFGMQLIFAFVLISILVSLVFYPNLAWNKIPSQIPYQLRGGILPINSNDLAMIFLVGILYFQIACREVKYNSWIVFIFLILLVATQNRTCLAFASIFMFFNIKHGWVIALLGTALIVTTPEVITNIMEAATRGDIQNILTGNGRLIIWSGAFVEMKDNLLLGSGFYVGHRFSSFQAGHLFIDQSNTLDNTFLDIFFDTGFLGLCLFVTFICVIFIRVFGKVKPDYANTYFKFLRWLLPFFVLDAFMGPTVQTYGLTLTIYSLLFLPIFSTETIGSSRIRPPRMAT; translated from the coding sequence ATGTCGAAGTTTCTCAGAAGTTCTGATAGGCGAACTGGGACACTGCCTCAGGTTGAGTTTTATTGCTACTTTACGACTGCGATTATTTTTGCTGCGTCTTTTTTGCAAGGTGTAAATGATGGAGATACTGCAACCTTAATAAGACAAATCAGAATGGTTGTGGTTATTGCTGTTAGCTGTTTCTTATACGTCGCTATATTAAGCTCTAAAAAAACTCAAAACCGAGTGGATAATACAATTGTCGTTACTGTTTTATTCCTATATTTTTGCGTTTCAATTGTTAGTTTGATTGGACACGAGCAATGGCGTTTTGGAATTTGGAAGTTAATTGAGTTTTCGATGTATGTCGGATGGTCTTTTTATATTTTGAAGACCGCTGGTATATCCTCCCTGAAAATTACCAATTTTGGAATGCAATTGATTTTTGCTTTTGTATTAATTAGCATATTGGTTTCCTTGGTTTTTTATCCTAATTTAGCGTGGAATAAAATTCCCTCTCAAATACCCTATCAATTAAGAGGAGGAATACTACCAATAAATTCGAATGACTTGGCAATGATCTTTCTTGTCGGAATTTTATATTTTCAAATTGCTTGTAGAGAAGTGAAGTACAATAGTTGGATCGTTTTTATATTTTTAATACTTTTAGTGGCGACCCAAAATAGAACATGTTTGGCTTTTGCATCGATATTTATGTTTTTTAATATTAAGCATGGTTGGGTTATTGCCCTTCTGGGGACGGCTTTAATCGTCACAACGCCTGAAGTGATAACTAATATAATGGAGGCTGCCACAAGGGGGGACATTCAAAATATTCTCACTGGTAACGGAAGGCTTATTATATGGAGTGGTGCTTTCGTCGAGATGAAAGATAATTTGTTGTTAGGTAGTGGCTTCTACGTTGGGCATAGGTTTTCTAGCTTCCAAGCAGGGCACCTTTTTATTGATCAATCAAATACGTTAGACAATACTTTCTTGGATATTTTCTTTGATACAGGATTTCTAGGGTTATGCTTGTTTGTGACATTTATTTGTGTGATTTTTATTCGGGTATTTGGAAAAGTAAAACCAGACTATGCCAATACTTACTTTAAATTTTTGCGGTGGTTGTTACCTTTTTTTGTACTTGATGCCTTTATGGGGCCCACAGTTCAAACTTACGGGTTAACATTGACCATATATTCTTTGTTGTTTTTGCCGATTTTTAGTACAGAAACTATTGGTAGCTCAAGAATTAGACCGCCTCGAATGGCGACCTGA
- a CDS encoding metallophosphoesterase: protein MFWSKSKKLHNKTAEKSSRYPSGPDGKRCYVIGDVHGRLDLIKDLFARIEQDNASKAEAETIIVMLGDLIDRGPDSKGVLDFLMKSPPKFAKLINLSGNHEDALLQGLDGNMDILRMWIERGGMQCLQSYGVPPHFIAGQPEEYIHKVIQQAIPQSHVEYMRAFFNSARFGDYIFVHAGMRPGVTLEDQKTSDLKWIRKAFIESDADFGGVVVHGHTVVKDVEVKENRINLDTGAHRSGLLSALVIEGEMREILSVSGEKGELAI from the coding sequence ATGTTTTGGTCTAAATCCAAGAAGCTTCACAATAAAACAGCAGAAAAATCGTCTAGATATCCTTCCGGTCCAGATGGGAAGCGATGTTATGTCATTGGTGATGTGCATGGACGACTGGATCTCATCAAAGACTTGTTTGCTAGAATAGAGCAAGATAATGCATCTAAAGCAGAAGCGGAAACGATCATTGTTATGCTGGGTGATTTGATTGATCGAGGTCCCGATTCTAAAGGCGTCTTAGATTTTTTGATGAAATCACCTCCCAAATTTGCGAAATTGATAAACCTGTCCGGAAATCATGAAGATGCACTTTTGCAAGGGCTTGATGGTAATATGGATATTCTTCGTATGTGGATTGAAAGGGGGGGGATGCAATGTCTGCAAAGTTATGGTGTTCCTCCGCATTTTATTGCGGGACAGCCTGAAGAATATATTCACAAAGTTATCCAACAGGCTATTCCACAAAGTCATGTGGAATATATGAGAGCATTCTTTAATTCGGCTCGGTTTGGAGACTATATTTTTGTGCATGCGGGCATGCGCCCAGGTGTCACCTTAGAAGACCAAAAAACATCAGATTTAAAATGGATAAGAAAAGCTTTTATTGAAAGCGATGCTGACTTTGGAGGGGTGGTTGTGCACGGCCATACCGTTGTCAAAGACGTTGAGGTAAAAGAGAATCGTATAAATTTAGATACAGGGGCACATCGTTCGGGGCTTCTTTCAGCCTTGGTTATAGAAGGCGAAATGCGTGAAATTCTGTCAGTTTCTGGTGAAAAAGGCGAGTTAGCTATTTAA
- a CDS encoding SUMF1/EgtB/PvdO family nonheme iron enzyme, translating to MSEIYLIYSKDDIDKVRDIITPLTAAGHSIWPPADSLFIEADIEVFERKLQEANCVIACWTTKSLSSSFLKTSAKEAEIAGKLIEIDLDDIPNRSITGIPEMAYMASQISSPNGWDVLIDQIQSISPVEDITDVEIISQNTELAIDKKSHEEITPLQLIENPPEDDYILPPTRTQKIKNAIKIGLLVSAVFVTGTALYAFNLKPKLPVEPNSNQSATLSKEARDVITDQLAQARIENDPIALRAIMSAAPDTGYSEKAGRYLKELEERIWENVLTSNSSSEILEHIESYRIDFPDGNHTQDAKELEKQHRIFIADAEDFLKHLGFDPGAPDGIITQETSNAVTSFQSRFNLEINGKLRMETYEALTKIAGYKIAKDTKLGSLYLTPQITKLETADDLDEIEGTSVTIAPTAKTEANKPEALTIASSTSRENDLDAKKLSKNVETNPTTTQAHSPSTISTAKNTNTSTITPKPTPNTSTQIQQSKQTILSPTPPSLAKTPQQFIQDCAECPQLVVIPEGRFVMGDMSGNAQEDRIPVRKVIFNQAFALASFETTFAEWDACVDDGKCRPIENDMGWGRGNRPVIGTSWHDAKQYTQWLSDKTGQKYRLPSEAEWEYAARAGSSTTYTFGEDLSELCQYGNGADLSTQYPWRNTACSDNFGKKTAPVGTFRANKFGLYDIHGNVWEWVEDCWHPNYNNAPTNGSAWTKQCNNNTKVLRGGSFSVQPDYLGSSNRYAFPADQYMPFFGFRVARALSE from the coding sequence ATGTCAGAGATTTATCTCATTTATTCTAAAGATGATATCGACAAAGTAAGAGATATTATCACTCCGCTAACGGCAGCGGGCCATAGTATCTGGCCACCAGCGGACTCCCTATTTATAGAAGCAGACATCGAAGTTTTCGAACGTAAACTTCAAGAAGCAAACTGCGTTATTGCCTGTTGGACGACTAAATCACTTTCGTCCTCTTTTCTAAAAACTTCAGCTAAAGAAGCCGAAATTGCCGGAAAGCTAATCGAAATTGACCTAGATGATATTCCCAACAGGTCTATCACTGGTATTCCTGAAATGGCCTATATGGCGTCTCAAATCTCATCGCCAAATGGTTGGGATGTGCTGATAGACCAAATCCAATCTATTTCTCCTGTTGAAGATATCACGGACGTTGAAATCATCAGCCAGAATACAGAGCTGGCAATTGATAAAAAATCTCATGAAGAAATCACGCCCCTTCAGTTAATCGAAAATCCTCCAGAAGATGATTACATACTTCCTCCCACCAGAACTCAGAAAATAAAGAATGCCATTAAAATTGGATTGCTCGTTTCAGCTGTTTTCGTGACGGGAACCGCTTTGTATGCGTTTAATCTCAAACCAAAGCTTCCTGTTGAGCCCAATTCAAATCAGTCGGCTACTTTATCAAAAGAAGCAAGAGACGTTATTACAGATCAATTGGCTCAAGCCAGAATAGAAAATGACCCGATTGCATTACGCGCTATTATGTCCGCTGCCCCCGATACTGGATATAGTGAAAAAGCGGGTCGCTACCTCAAAGAACTAGAAGAAAGAATTTGGGAAAATGTTCTAACTTCCAATTCATCTAGTGAAATCCTCGAACATATTGAATCCTACCGTATAGATTTTCCAGATGGAAACCATACCCAAGATGCGAAAGAGCTAGAAAAGCAACACCGCATTTTCATCGCTGATGCCGAAGATTTTCTAAAGCATTTAGGTTTCGATCCCGGCGCGCCAGACGGCATTATCACCCAAGAAACATCTAATGCTGTGACTTCATTCCAATCTCGATTTAATCTCGAAATCAATGGCAAACTCCGCATGGAGACGTATGAAGCGCTGACCAAAATTGCTGGGTATAAAATAGCCAAGGATACCAAACTCGGCTCATTATATCTTACGCCTCAAATTACTAAACTTGAGACAGCTGATGACCTAGACGAAATTGAGGGCACATCTGTTACAATTGCTCCCACAGCCAAGACAGAGGCCAACAAACCTGAAGCACTAACTATCGCCTCCTCCACCTCTCGTGAAAACGATCTAGATGCGAAAAAATTGAGTAAAAATGTGGAAACGAACCCAACCACCACTCAAGCACACTCTCCTTCGACAATTTCCACAGCAAAAAACACCAATACTTCGACAATCACTCCTAAACCAACACCCAATACTTCAACACAAATACAGCAGTCAAAGCAAACAATCCTCTCACCGACACCTCCCTCTCTCGCAAAAACGCCTCAACAATTCATACAAGATTGCGCTGAATGCCCACAACTTGTCGTTATACCCGAAGGCAGATTTGTAATGGGTGACATGTCAGGCAATGCCCAAGAAGACAGAATTCCTGTTCGCAAAGTTATCTTCAACCAAGCTTTCGCCCTAGCCTCCTTTGAAACAACATTTGCTGAATGGGATGCTTGTGTGGATGATGGAAAATGCCGCCCTATCGAAAATGATATGGGATGGGGACGCGGAAATCGTCCTGTCATCGGCACGTCATGGCATGACGCTAAACAATATACTCAATGGCTTAGCGACAAAACCGGCCAAAAATATAGACTACCATCTGAAGCAGAATGGGAATACGCCGCACGTGCTGGTAGCTCTACAACATATACATTTGGCGAAGACCTAAGTGAATTGTGCCAATATGGAAACGGAGCTGACCTTTCCACTCAATATCCGTGGAGAAATACGGCATGTTCAGACAATTTTGGAAAGAAAACAGCACCAGTCGGCACATTTCGAGCGAATAAATTCGGATTATACGACATACACGGAAATGTATGGGAGTGGGTCGAAGACTGTTGGCACCCAAATTATAATAATGCACCTACCAACGGCTCGGCTTGGACAAAACAGTGCAATAACAACACAAAAGTCCTTCGTGGCGGCTCTTTCAGTGTCCAACCAGACTATTTGGGTTCGTCAAATCGATACGCTTTTCCCGCAGATCAGTACATGCCCTTCTTCGGATTTAGAGTTGCCAGGGCATTATCTGAGTAA
- a CDS encoding polysaccharide biosynthesis/export family protein produces MRISVLPVHLLIGTLFLILASCASSDGNISYDGQELAVPDTTELVQVGDLRINNLDELEVTVFGVKDLSGLYQVDSSGNVDLPLIGPIQAKGFTSFEIAEIIEARYEQNHLQSADVTVKLKQINVNQVTVEGSVNKPGLYPIQGKTTLVQAVALSGGLSENANAKRVVIFRQINNQRHAAGFNLKDIRNGKAKDPEIYGNDIIVVDGGNARSAYLDAVRSMPLLTALFLAL; encoded by the coding sequence ATGCGTATTTCAGTTTTGCCCGTCCACTTACTTATCGGCACACTATTTTTAATTCTTGCATCTTGCGCGTCATCAGACGGCAATATCTCCTATGATGGGCAAGAATTAGCCGTTCCAGATACAACTGAGCTTGTTCAAGTTGGTGATCTGCGCATTAATAATCTAGATGAGTTAGAAGTCACTGTTTTTGGTGTTAAAGATTTAAGTGGTCTTTACCAAGTCGATAGTTCAGGAAATGTTGACCTGCCACTCATCGGCCCCATCCAAGCCAAAGGATTCACATCTTTTGAAATTGCAGAAATAATAGAAGCACGTTACGAACAAAACCACCTCCAGAGTGCTGATGTAACTGTTAAACTTAAGCAAATTAATGTGAACCAAGTCACAGTTGAAGGCTCCGTCAACAAACCAGGGCTTTACCCTATTCAAGGTAAAACAACCCTTGTTCAGGCGGTAGCTCTATCCGGTGGTCTATCCGAAAATGCCAACGCTAAACGTGTTGTAATATTTAGGCAAATCAACAATCAACGACACGCCGCAGGTTTCAATTTAAAAGATATAAGAAACGGAAAAGCCAAGGACCCTGAAATCTACGGCAATGACATTATAGTCGTTGATGGTGGAAACGCACGTTCCGCATATTTAGATGCTGTGAGATCTATGCCTCTGTTAACTGCGTTATTTTTAGCTCTGTAA
- a CDS encoding GumC family protein, whose amino-acid sequence MNKVTNHDNSEWNNSQALVESTSQQSISSELRDYGRRNQDDYFDEDGFDFWKVMKTLSRWKWLILAIVVLGVGATTLLTLKETPLYKAATTIEIQKQEQQILESQSVDPVLVADAEFMATQYELLKSRSLAERVAELLDLPSDDRYADQSLDREERLTESANTILDNLSISPVGRSRIISINYTSPYPKETSRIADAIADNFIASNLERKYNSTAYARNFLEERLRTTKSALEDSERALVEYAENEGILDLSSAGGSDSGASLDASALMALNASLTLAQEARIAAEHAYFEAQKDGATREMLQSDNVTTLNIKRAELEAEYQQKLSKFKPQYPDMILINDRILAIEQQIEREKRSIIQALHSDFKAAQAKENSLKLSVAELKSNVQDLRGRTIDYTILKREVDTNRSQYEALLQRLKEVSVSSGIGTNQVSIVDTAKTPVLPFSPNIPRNILQGLILSLALGIGLAFLLDYIDDTIKTPDDVRQKLGINTIGVIPKMRGDLVMADALKDSRSEISEAVFSAKTALQFTTSHGLPKSILVTGSKPAEGKTSTSLGLATSFANSGLTVLIIDADMRKPSFIVDSNSSIGLSGLLTDPQGRVESSIVPSEDNDNLFLLPAGISPPNPAELLAGGRLNQILEDAYSAFDVVIVDSSPVMHFADSLILSSTCEATLLVVQSGSVRSPLAVSTLDRLVASKANVVGVILTKFNQKRHGYGYGYGYGYGYGYGYGGNGKNAYANAITAATEDDRSDATKRRQVKIFSTKIGN is encoded by the coding sequence ATGAATAAAGTCACAAATCACGATAACTCTGAATGGAATAACAGCCAGGCGCTTGTTGAATCGACTTCGCAACAATCCATCTCTTCCGAACTAAGAGATTATGGTCGCAGAAATCAAGACGATTATTTTGACGAGGATGGGTTTGACTTCTGGAAAGTTATGAAAACGCTTTCGCGTTGGAAATGGCTTATTCTGGCTATCGTTGTTCTCGGAGTAGGTGCAACAACGCTGCTTACGCTGAAGGAGACACCACTTTATAAAGCAGCCACAACTATTGAAATCCAGAAACAAGAACAACAAATTCTGGAAAGCCAAAGTGTAGACCCCGTGCTCGTGGCTGATGCTGAATTCATGGCCACTCAATATGAACTTCTGAAAAGTCGCTCTTTGGCGGAACGAGTTGCAGAGCTCTTAGATCTCCCTTCCGATGACCGATACGCTGATCAATCCCTAGATAGAGAAGAACGCCTAACAGAATCTGCAAATACTATCCTCGACAATCTTTCAATTTCTCCCGTTGGGCGCAGCAGAATTATATCCATTAATTATACCAGTCCCTACCCCAAGGAAACATCACGTATTGCGGATGCAATCGCTGACAATTTCATTGCATCAAATCTTGAACGTAAATACAACTCAACAGCTTATGCGAGAAATTTCCTTGAGGAACGCCTAAGAACAACAAAATCAGCACTTGAAGATTCTGAACGTGCTCTTGTTGAGTACGCAGAAAACGAAGGCATTTTAGATCTAAGCAGTGCAGGTGGTTCAGATTCTGGTGCATCACTTGACGCTTCAGCCTTAATGGCATTGAATGCTTCTCTCACTCTAGCACAAGAAGCTCGAATTGCTGCGGAGCACGCCTATTTTGAAGCACAAAAAGATGGTGCGACCAGAGAAATGCTTCAAAGCGATAATGTAACAACTCTGAATATTAAACGCGCTGAGCTTGAAGCGGAATACCAGCAAAAACTAAGTAAATTTAAACCACAATATCCTGATATGATCCTTATTAACGATCGTATTCTAGCTATTGAGCAGCAAATTGAACGAGAAAAACGTAGCATAATTCAAGCGTTGCATTCAGACTTCAAAGCCGCCCAAGCGAAGGAAAATTCATTAAAGCTTAGCGTTGCGGAATTAAAATCAAACGTGCAAGATCTTAGAGGTCGTACAATTGATTATACGATTTTAAAACGTGAAGTAGACACAAACAGGTCGCAATATGAAGCTCTTTTACAGCGCCTGAAAGAAGTCAGTGTATCGAGTGGGATTGGTACCAATCAAGTGTCAATTGTTGATACTGCTAAAACACCTGTGTTACCATTTAGCCCCAATATACCACGCAACATTCTTCAAGGACTAATCCTAAGTCTTGCCTTGGGAATAGGTCTAGCGTTCTTACTCGACTATATTGATGATACAATAAAAACCCCTGATGATGTTAGACAAAAACTGGGTATCAACACAATTGGTGTTATACCCAAAATGCGCGGCGACCTTGTTATGGCAGACGCCCTAAAGGACTCTCGGTCTGAAATATCTGAAGCCGTTTTTTCTGCCAAAACGGCACTTCAGTTTACAACGTCACACGGATTGCCTAAATCCATACTCGTCACAGGTTCAAAACCAGCTGAAGGAAAAACAAGTACTTCATTAGGGCTTGCTACAAGTTTTGCTAATTCAGGTCTAACAGTTCTCATTATCGATGCCGACATGAGAAAACCTTCTTTTATCGTCGATTCAAATTCATCTATTGGTTTATCTGGACTCTTAACAGACCCTCAAGGGCGGGTGGAAAGCAGTATCGTACCAAGTGAAGACAATGACAATTTGTTCTTACTACCTGCCGGTATAAGCCCGCCTAATCCCGCGGAATTACTTGCAGGAGGTCGCTTAAATCAAATATTAGAAGATGCTTATTCAGCCTTCGATGTTGTAATTGTTGACTCATCCCCGGTCATGCACTTTGCAGACTCACTCATACTATCTTCAACGTGTGAGGCGACGCTCCTTGTTGTGCAATCAGGGAGCGTTCGTAGTCCTTTGGCCGTATCAACATTGGATAGGCTCGTCGCAAGCAAAGCAAATGTAGTGGGTGTAATTCTGACTAAGTTTAATCAGAAACGCCACGGTTATGGTTATGGTTATGGTTATGGTTATGGTTATGGTTATGGTTATGGTGGTAACGGCAAAAACGCTTATGCAAACGCTATTACCGCCGCAACTGAAGATGATAGATCAGATGCAACCAAACGTAGACAAGTAAAAATCTTCTCTACTAAAATTGGCAACTGA
- a CDS encoding O-antigen ligase family protein — translation MGGASRYNEAVCLFLSFISILTLFFVLLDNRLPKSSLQSKLLIFMSCFLVFLLSLQTIPLPYKVWSTLPGRDIILTGVDLLGLNSISLPLSLTPRETVSSLLFTLPVIAVFSLISKMKVSCSSPVFVWTISTIAVFSVLLGIIQIFSGKESFLYFHEITNKGFAIGFFANVNHQASFLVMSLPIFTVLAIKQHERMIAHRSDIGQNVIVLLVGLLILIGIITAGSVAGYVLAILSLSASLMIFLGQKRKMNPIYFVSAVCLIGFSLNSILTSPQLSGLGQTSFGDGVGSRPYLFDKTIRGIKDTFPVGTGLGSFEQIIPIYENPYEVTSRYMNHSHNEYLEWTLETGILFPIFITVFMGFFGAQLVSIWRAPASHNGLRRAASLVVFIPILHSLADYPLRTPALAVFTAACIGLMFVNAENKKTSSREFSSPQNHIEL, via the coding sequence TTGGGTGGTGCAAGCAGATACAATGAAGCCGTCTGTCTCTTTTTATCTTTTATTTCGATACTGACCCTATTTTTCGTATTGTTAGACAATCGGCTTCCCAAAAGCTCCTTACAATCCAAATTACTCATATTTATGTCATGTTTTTTAGTATTTCTTCTAAGCCTACAAACCATTCCGTTACCCTATAAAGTTTGGAGCACGCTTCCAGGCAGAGACATTATTCTAACAGGCGTAGACCTACTTGGTCTTAACAGTATTTCTCTGCCTTTATCTCTGACTCCAAGAGAAACGGTATCGAGTCTATTGTTTACTCTCCCCGTAATTGCTGTTTTTTCCCTTATATCCAAAATGAAAGTAAGTTGTTCTTCGCCGGTCTTTGTATGGACTATCTCTACCATCGCAGTTTTCTCGGTTTTACTTGGTATTATTCAAATCTTTTCTGGCAAAGAAAGTTTTCTATATTTTCATGAGATTACAAATAAAGGTTTTGCGATCGGATTTTTTGCGAACGTGAACCATCAAGCAAGTTTTTTAGTTATGAGCCTACCAATTTTCACAGTGCTTGCCATCAAACAACATGAAAGAATGATCGCGCATCGTTCGGATATCGGACAAAATGTAATTGTTTTACTAGTGGGACTACTTATTCTTATAGGCATTATTACGGCTGGCTCAGTCGCTGGCTATGTCCTCGCAATTCTCAGCCTAAGTGCGAGTTTAATGATATTTTTAGGCCAAAAACGTAAAATGAACCCTATCTATTTTGTTAGCGCAGTCTGCCTTATTGGCTTTTCACTTAATTCAATACTCACAAGCCCACAGCTAAGTGGCCTTGGACAAACAAGCTTTGGAGACGGTGTGGGCTCTCGTCCCTATTTATTTGATAAGACTATCCGAGGGATAAAAGATACTTTTCCAGTAGGCACTGGTCTCGGTTCATTCGAACAAATCATCCCTATTTATGAAAACCCATATGAAGTGACTTCAAGATATATGAACCATTCTCACAATGAATATCTTGAATGGACTTTAGAGACAGGTATCCTTTTCCCAATATTCATTACTGTATTCATGGGCTTTTTTGGAGCTCAACTTGTAAGCATTTGGCGTGCCCCAGCTTCTCACAACGGATTACGGCGCGCAGCCAGTTTGGTTGTCTTTATACCTATACTTCATAGTTTAGCTGACTACCCTCTACGTACGCCTGCTTTGGCCGTTTTTACCGCAGCATGTATTGGGCTTATGTTTGTGAACGCTGAAAACAAGAAAACGTCCAGTAGGGAATTTTCATCACCTCAAAATCACATTGAATTATAA
- the fcl gene encoding GDP-L-fucose synthase codes for MFNTDAKVFVAGHRGMVGSAIVRQLESKGYNNIVTRTRSELNLLSQADVHAFFESEGIGEVYLAAAKVGGIHANNEYPADFIYENLMIEANIIHAAHKNNVQKLLFLGSSCIYPKLAEQPMREDALLTGTLEPTNEPYAIAKIAGIKLCESYNRQYQRDYRCVMPTNLYGPHDNFHPENSHVIPALLRRFHEAVEQGVDTVTIWGSGKPMREFLHVDDMAAASIHVMNLDRDTYDANTQPMLSHINVGTGVDCTIRELAETIVKVTGFQGKLEFDATKPDGTPRKLMDVSRLKDLGWSYSISLEDGLKDAYHWFVENHTDARL; via the coding sequence ATGTTTAACACAGATGCTAAAGTTTTTGTTGCTGGTCATCGCGGAATGGTTGGTTCAGCGATTGTGCGCCAATTAGAATCTAAAGGGTATAATAATATTGTTACCCGGACCCGCTCAGAATTGAATCTGCTGAGCCAAGCTGATGTTCATGCATTTTTTGAGTCCGAAGGTATCGGTGAAGTTTATTTAGCCGCGGCTAAAGTTGGGGGTATTCACGCGAATAATGAATATCCAGCCGATTTTATCTATGAGAATTTGATGATCGAAGCCAACATTATTCATGCTGCGCATAAGAATAATGTTCAAAAACTCCTGTTTTTGGGGTCATCATGTATTTATCCAAAGCTAGCTGAGCAGCCAATGCGAGAAGATGCATTGCTAACTGGAACTCTAGAGCCAACAAATGAGCCTTATGCGATCGCTAAGATTGCGGGTATCAAATTGTGCGAAAGCTATAATCGTCAGTACCAACGAGATTATCGCTGCGTTATGCCAACAAACTTATATGGGCCACATGATAATTTTCACCCAGAAAATTCTCACGTTATTCCCGCACTTCTGCGCCGCTTTCATGAAGCAGTGGAGCAAGGTGTAGACACAGTTACGATATGGGGAAGCGGTAAGCCCATGCGAGAGTTTTTACACGTGGATGATATGGCAGCAGCAAGTATCCACGTTATGAATCTGGATCGTGATACTTATGACGCGAACACGCAGCCAATGCTATCTCATATCAATGTGGGTACAGGTGTAGATTGCACTATTCGTGAACTGGCAGAAACCATTGTTAAAGTGACTGGGTTCCAAGGAAAGCTTGAGTTTGATGCGACTAAACCTGATGGAACACCACGTAAATTAATGGATGTTTCTAGGTTAAAAGACCTCGGTTGGTCTTACTCTATTTCTCTAGAAGATGGGCTGAAGGATGCTTATCATTGGTTTGTTGAAAATCACACTGATGCGAGGTTATAA